Part of the Canis aureus isolate CA01 chromosome 3, VMU_Caureus_v.1.0, whole genome shotgun sequence genome, AAGATAACTTCTGTAACAAAATTATCATAACTTtaagcaactttttaaaagaaatctacgGTGAAACTGAAAAAAAGCAATGCGgtacaaagtaaaatgaaaaatgtgttaggaaaaatttaacaaaacaaaaatccacaatGTGCTTCTAGTCCTTACAATAAATGAATCAGTTCCCCTTAAAACTCCAAACCTAAAAGATCTAGTGTTGAGCAAATTTCACATGAAATCAAACCCTCTCTTAAAAGCAATCACTGCAGTCAGttatatttactttattcatGAAATGGGGCACATTAAGTACAGATCATTGACAGGGACTCTTATGTAGATGCAACAAAAAAGGACTTCAAAACTTTTCATATGATTTACAGGAGAATTTAAATAAGCTGATGACCAATCTGAGGAGCACTCATCCCCACTTTGTACGCTGTCTCATTCCCAATGAAACTAAAACTCCTGGTAAGACATTTATGATATCCAAGTAAGACTCCAGTGTAACTTCTTATTAGACTACTACAATAGAaaacacatccttttttttttttctttcttttaaggggCCATGGAGCATGAACTTGTCCTGCACCAGCTGCGGTGTAACGGTGTGCTGGAAGGGATCCGCATCTGCAGGAAGGGGTTCCCAAGCAGGATTCTTTATGCAGACTTCAAACAGAGGTTTGTGtctcattatttttccctttcaatgTGCTAGTCTAGATCAATATCACCACACCGTTCAAACATCTCCTAACTTCCTTGAAATGCAATTAATTGAAAGGTGATCTTAAAAGAGTGAAGGCTTGCTTTATATTATCGTaagtttttaaacatattttcccaAGGTTCAACTAAAGCACTGCttgattattttaatgaaaattttttttctccaaagctCATTCTACATATTTTCAATGATAGCTAGTAAGAAGAAAAACCACACTTTTACATTCTTTATATTCTGATAGATACAAGGTTCTAAATGCGAGTGCTATCCCAGAGGGTCAGTTCATTGACAGTAAGAAGGCTTCTGAGAAACTTCTAGGGTCTATTGACATCGACCACACCCAGTACAAATTCGGTCATACCAAGGTACCATCAACCTAAATCTATCTCTATCATAATTTCATCACCTTTGGACTTTCTCATGAGTGGAAATAACATATTTAGCTTGTTCTCTGGCAAGGTTTTCTTTAAAGCTGGCCTGTTGGGAACTCTAGAGGAGATGCGAGATGAAAAGCTGGCTCAACTCATCACACGCACCCAAGCCGTGTGCAGGGGCTATCTGATGAGGGTGGAATTCAAGAAGATGATGGAGAGGAGGTGAGGGACTGAATCCAAGTCCTCATTCTCTGCATTTTCATAGTTGAATATGATACAGTCATTACTTCTGTTGAGTGACAATCACTGTCCAATCATtccttatttgcattttttattattcctacAGAGAGTCCATTTTCTGCATCCAGTACAATGTCCGTGCTTTCATGAATGTCAAGCACTGGCCCTGGATGAAGCTGTATTTCAAGATCAAGCCACTCCTCAAGAGtgcagagacagaaaaggagatggCCAACATgaaggaagagtttgagaagaccAAGGAAGAGCTGGCTAAGTCAGAGGCAAAAAGGAAAGAGCTTGAAGAGAAGATGGTAGCTTTGatgcaagagaaaaatgaccTGCAGCTCCAAGTTCAATCTGTGAGTGTCCACTGCACGGCTCAACCACTTCTTAACCTCCATATACTGTGGAGTGGATATGAAAAAGTTTTAGCTTAAGGTTTCTGATCAATGGTTTCCACTAGCCCAAGTGCTGcaattgtcattcaaaaatacgAAGACTCAGACCAAAAGAAGCAATAGATGTGAAGTCACCAATTATGCTGTGTCTGATCATAGGCACATTCATACACAGTACGGTCATCAATgaccaaagtcattttttttttagattttaattattcatgagagatagagatagagagatagagatagagatagagatagagatagagatagagatagagatagagatagagagggggtggggcagagacaggcagagggagaagcaggctccaagcagggagcctgatgtggaactccatcccaggtctccagggtcaggccttgggctgaaggtggcactaaaccgctgagccacccaggctgcccaatgagCAAAGTCGTAAAGATGACCAtggacattttcctttctttacagaACCTTCTCTTAGGTGAGACTGTTCTTTCCTTAGTGGATATTTGTGTACATAAATAGAGGCTATGTTGTTCTTACCAGGGCAGGGAAAGGTTAAATTATTAACTCCCTTGAATGTGAGGAAACAGAATCCTAGAATTAATAAGTAACGTTTCCAAAGTAGCACAGGTGTAGATTTTCCCAAAAGACTAGTTTTTCCTGATCTGACCTTCCATACATGGATAGTTGGAGGAAATCTGTTATTATAATCAATACATTAAAAGTACTAACATTTTGTTAACTAACTTTTAAAAGTTGgcatatgggggtgcctgggtggctcaggggttgagtgtctgcctttgacttaggtcgtgatccaggggtcctgagatttgagtcccaccttggactccccacagggagcctgcttctccctctgcctatgcctctgcctctctctccatgtctctcatgaatagataaaatctttaaaaattaaaattaaaataaataaagttggcaTTGTGTTGATCAAACTGGTTAAGTAACAGAAATATCCATGTTTTAATAAATTACTGTGTGATTATAGATATAGCTCAAATtatatcatttcatttctctcattAGGAAGCAGATGGCTTGGCTGATGCAGAGGAGAGATGTGACCAGCTGATTAAAACCAAAATCCAGCTGGAGGCCAAGATCAAGGAGGTGACTGAGAGagcagaggatgaggaggagatcAATGCTGAGCTGACGGCCAAGAAGAGGAAACTGGAGGACGAGTGTTCAGAGCTCAAGAAAGACATTGATGACCTTGAGCTGACCCTGGCCAAGGTTGAAAAGGAGAAGCATGCCACAGAGAACAAGGTATAAAACATATTCTGTTCTACCACAGAGAGATTCTGCCCCCCTACTAAGCTGCTTTAGAGCaggtatcatttcttttttaatttttcaaggtgAAAAACCTCACAGAAGAGATGGCAGGCCTGGATGAAACCATCGCAAAGCTGACCAAGGAGAAGAAGGCCCTCCAAGAGGCCCACCAGCAGACCCTGGATGACCTGCAGgcagaagaggacaaagtcaaCACCCTGACCAAAGCTAAAACCAAGCTAGAGCAGCAAGTGGATGATGTAAGTGTGAAAAACACAGTATTTCGTCTCAAGATAAACAGTTGTGACATGCTCATAAGCCCTTCACTGTGGctttgaaaataattcttaaaattcccATGCTATTTggtgtatcttttaaaattctcctttgaTGGTTAGTACCATATGGCTCAGTGCCTTaggactgaaataaataaaatccacaatATATTCAGCTTGAAGGATCTCTGGAACAAGAAAAGAAACTCCGCATGGACCTAGAAAGAGCCAAGAGGAAACTAGAGGGAGACCTAAAGTTGGCCCAAGAATCCACAATGGATGTTGAAAATGATAAGCAGCAACTCGATGAGAAACTCAAAAAGTGAGTCAATTCAAgtgaaatatatgttttaaagaccTCTAAACTATTACTTCAGGGCACACTGGGGAAAAAATGGTACCTCAgacttttttaatgaaaatggtaTATTATTGacttataaaaacatatatagtaTTCAGATCCTTAACACAGCAGTATAAAGACATTCCActattcatgagaaagaaaactGGTAAGAGAATTGATGGAGAGCTTATATGTTGCTCCTCTAACAGGAAAGAGTTTGAAATGAGCAATCTGCAAAGCAAGATTGAAGATGAGCAGGCTCTAGCAATGCAGCTACAGAAAAAGATCAAGGAGTTACAGGTGAGGAAGAGCCTCCACTTCTGTGCATTACAGGAATCAAAGCTGCGGTGAGTCAGCATTAATGTCCATGTGTCACTCCCAGGCCCGCAtcgaggagctggaggaggaaatCGAGGCAGAGCGCGCCTCCAGGGCCAAAGCAGAGAAGCAGCGCTCTGACCTCTCCCGGGAACTGGAGGAGATCAGCGAGCGCCTGGAAGAAGCTGGCGGGGCCACATCTGCCCAGATTGAGATGAACAAGAAGCGGGAGGCCGAGTTCCAGAAGATGCGCAGGGACCTGGAGGAGGCCACCCTGCAGCACGAAGCCACAGCGGCTACACTGAGAAAGAAGCATGCGGACAGCGTGGCTGAGCTTGGGGAGCAGATAGACAACCTGCAGAGGGTCAAGCAGAagctggagaaggagaagagtGAGCTGAAGATGGAGATTGATGACCTTGCCAGTAACATGGAGACGGTCTCCAAAGCCAAGGTTTTTATGAACTTGTcccctttccattttatttgcaAGATTCAAAATGAtactttatatatgaatatatctaATCTAACTGTACAAACTTTAAATGttatctcattttacttttttatttaaatgcaattaattaacatttagtttattagtttcagagatagagatCAGCGAATCATCAGtccttatatataacacccagtgctcatttcatcacatgccctccttaatgtccatcacccacttaccccatccccctgtcccccctcccctcccacaaccCTCAATTtgcttcctatgattaagagtctcttatggtttgtctccctctctgatttcatcatttttttctctctttccctatgatcctctgttttgtttcttaaattccatgagattgtatgataattgtctttctctgattgacctgtttcacttagcatataccctccggttccaaccatgtcattgcaaatggcaagattccatttttttaagggctgagtattatatatatagtatatataatacacatcttctttgttcattcatctgtcaatggacatgtgggttctttccatagtttggctattgtcaaCATTGTTGCTataatgttactttatttttaaattattcctatTATGCCTATTAGGCATCACTATATTGAAATGAATCATTTTGATCTTCCTATCTGATTTGTAGAAATCATGTTAACTTTTGTCACTATGACCATGAAAGAATGTAATTTCAGGGGGGAAAGATTCTCTAAAAATCATACTCCACATGATGCAGAATTTAAATGATGTTCATGTTTTCCAAAGACAATAACCTACTTTTCataaccatttatttattcctatggCCCAAATTATGTGCCTCTACATCCAAGGTACCATGCAGAGCTTTGGAGTGAATAGAAAAGTAAATACAACTCAGCTCCTTTTCATAAGCAGTTACCCCAAATCcagtcttaaaataaaaatgtatcatctttctctgtttttcacctCCCACCACAGGGAAACCTTGAAAAAACATGCCGCACCCTGGAGGACCAGCTTAGTGAAGTgaaaacaaaggaagaggaacAACAACGCCTTATCAATGAGCTGTCAGCCCAGAAGGCTCGTTTGCACACAGAATCAGGTCAGTGGGCACATGCGGCCAgcacacagagagccagagaaccAAAGGCGAGCCTCCATTTGTGAATGCACTTGAACAACCATCATTTCTTAGCTACACATGTCCATTTAtcattaatttgtatttcctttttcttttcattgagaGACAGTAAAAAGAATGATTATAAGCTATAACTGGAAGAAAATTAAGCTCCCTGGACTGAGATTTTTGTTGCCTCAGCATtactaaaaaaaggaaggaaggaaggaaggaaggaaggaaggaaggaaggaaggaaggaaggaaggacctaaaatatccaaaaaagctcacatttttgaaaaagcaagaaataaccATCTCAACCCCATCAAAATTCTTAAGTTATTCTTTTCATTACTGGAGTAAGAGTTCTAATATTACAGCATTCTTTAAATTAGTCTTCACCTAGCCAACAGAACTAAATCATTCATGTTTTGTCTTTCACAGGTGAGTTTTCACGACAGCTAGATGAGAAAGAAGCTCTAGTGTCTCAGCTATCACGAGGCAAACAAGCATTTACACAACAGATTGAGGAATTAAAGAGGCAGCTGGAAGAGGAGTCTAAGGTGAAAATTCTCCAGTCGAGACTTTCAATCACTTAACTTTGCAGCATGACATCCTTTGAACTTCCCTTAGAGAGTATCAATGACTAGAACATAAATGTACAATGCACACTTTTTGGTTGGTCCAGGCCAAGAATGCCTTAGCCCATGCACTGCAATCAGCCCGCCATGACTGTGACCTGCTGCGGGAACAGtatgaggaggagcaggaggccaAGGCTGAGCTGCAGAGGTCAATGTCCAAGGCCAACAGTGAGGTCGCCCAGTGGAGGACCAAATATGAGACAGATGCCATCCAGCGCACCGAGGAGCTAGAGGAGGCTAAGTACGGGCTCTAAtgatagaggaagaaagaaaagtttaaaattagtgaaggaaaaataataaaaagaaagaatatttcaagCATGAAGACAAAAGGAAAGTTTTATCTGATTACACAGTTGTGGAATCCATCATCTTCTTATAGACCATGCATGTCCACCGAAGAATGGACCAAGACCACAGCTCTCCCTGCATTTTGGTCTATtacaaaaatatcttaaatttctttccactgaaatgaaaaaaaaaaattatcagtacACCCTTTAAGAATTAAGTAGAATTTCTTTCAGtataaggaaaaatggaaatagtgCTATATTATTATGAATGTTCTAATTAACAATAACTAGTTTCCCTATCTAGAAGTTCAGAATAAGACTATCATACTCTGTCATTATTTAACTAACAATCAGTATCAATAAACTGATTTACTAATAACACACACTTGTTATGGAATAAAACTCATGGGAATGACACATGGAAGGGAAATAATCATTATGTTCCCAGTGAAGGAAACTTCTCTAAATTAGATTTATCTTCAGTAGTTGCTAAAATTAAACTGAATGAGGGGGTCTGGCAGGCATTTGCAGAGGGAGCATTTCACAGAAGTATTAGCTAGTGAGGGAAGCAGTAAGACTTTGGAGGgcttttggaaaatataattctgGAGCAGTATTTAATGGCCGGGGCACAAGACCCAAAAAGTTAGTGATTAATCCTATGACCTCACATGCATCACTTTGGGCTGCAGTTTCATTTATGAACAGTAATATGttaaaaaacacttaagaacacTATCTAGTCCTAGCATTCTTTGATGATATGTCTCCTGTTCACAGCTGTCATGTCCTTACATTGTTCACTCAGCTGATGTGCGTGGGGAGGGCTGTGGTCTTGGCCCATTCTTCAGTGGACATGCACTGGTCTGTAAAGAGAAGATAGCAGTCTCTACCACTGTATAATCAGATAGGCCCATTcagtctctctctgactctcacatgcatgcacacactacCACCACACATATGAAAAAGGCCTCATGAATATGTTCAACAACCCCTGATACGAAGATAAAAATTCACTAGGGAAAACTAAAGAGACAAAATGGGTACTAAGAAGACATTTTAGAAAACCTTAACAATTTATGGACACAGAAGCAAAGAATCTTGGGGGAAATATGCTTTCCTGGTCAGCAGCTTTATAAAGTTCACTGTGGGTAGCTCTAAACCTGCTCTTGGTAACTTGCACTGACCAACATTTTAGGAAGAAGCTGGCCCAGCGTCTGCAGGAAGCTGAGGAACATGTGGAGGCTGTGAATTCCAAATGCTCTTCTCTAGAAAAGACAAAGCAGCGGCTCCAGAGTGAGGTGGAGGACCTCATGATTGACGTGGAGAGAGCTAATGCGGCCTGTGCTGCCTTGGACAAGAAGCAGAGGAACTTCGACAAGGTGACCCACAACGACCAGCTTTCCTGGGGGGAAGTGACCTCATTCCTGATTACAGAGGCTTAGTTCTGATGTACTTCCAGGTCCTGGCAGAGTGGAAACAGAAGTATGAGGAAACACAGGCTGAACTGGAGGCCTCTCAGAAGGAGGCCCGGGCTCTCAGCACTGAGCTGTTCAAGGTCAAGAATGCCTATGAGGAATCCCTGGATCACCTTGAAACCCTGAAGCGAGAGAACAAGAACTTGCAGCGTAAGTCTTTGTCACCATTCTATTTCAAAaatggtagggaaaaaaaaaaaaatggtagggagacaagttttcatttctctcaattGAATGTGGTATTTTACTATTAACCCACAGAGGAGATTTCTGACCTGACAGAGCAGATCGCAGAGGGGGGAAAGCATATCCACGAATTagagaaagtaaagaaacaaatagatCAAGAGAAGAGTGAACTACAGGCTGCCCTGGAGGAAGCAGAGGTACATGTTCCATTTACTCACTTACGCAttacaaataaattgaaaaattaatagCAGCTGAGGGTTATCGTGTTGCAAAGCTGCAGGGGATAACTCATTCAGTGAAAAATACTGTACTGTTCCCTGGGAATGCAGAACTAACAGTAAATTAAGATGTATGAAagtttgtgcatttttttaatgCCCTCTTCAAGAAACCATCATAATGCGCAACACAAACAGCAAGCAGCTCTTTAGGTAACAATCAGGAAAACACCATCAGAAAGATGTGACTGCCGATGGACTGTCCCCCATCCCAGGAATGTGGGTTCcacttccctctcctgctcccagaGGTTGCTCTAAAGACACAGCCTTGAGCTAGTGGTGTGGTGTTGAGAACTCCTATATGGTATATGTGACTAAATCTACTTAAGGCCCCTTTGTAAGCTTTTAGAATTTGGTGGGCGGATGCGGGGGTCCATTCATCTTTCTgccacccaagacaagcctcTCATGTAAGTTCCCTTTGCTCTGATTAAACTGACACTACCAAGctggagtggcctgcctcttAATTTGGTCCTTCTGTCCCCTCTAAGTATAGGGGCCGGTCTCAGATTACACCTCAGATTACTCCTGAGAGGGTCACAAGTCAAGAGTAACCTGAAACTTGCTTTTCATAAAGGGATCTCTTGAGCATGAAGAAGGCAAAATCCTTCGCATCCAGCTTGAGTTAAACCAGGTGAAATCTGAGATTGACCGCAAAATTGCTGaaaaagatgaagagatagaTCAGCTAAAGAGGAACCATCTCAGAGTGGTGGAGTCAATGCAGAGCACCCTGGATGCTGAGATCAGGAGCAGGAATGATGCCCTGCGGATCAAGAAGAAGATGGAGGGAGATCTCAATGAAATGGAAATCCAGCTGAACCATGCCAATCGCCAGGCTGCAGAGGCAATAAGGAATCTTAGAAACACGCAAGGAATATTGAAGGTACACCGGGATAAACATGTATGGTGTTATACGGTTTGGGTGTAACTGTAATTGATGTGACATAAATCGAAATAATATGGTAGTCAGTTGAAAATTTTACAAACACACCTAAAGAAATCCAGAAAGTCTAAGACAAAGTTCACTGTGTCGACTGAAGAGAAGACAATTCAAAATCACTTCATTTATATAAACTTCActtgtataatgtatataaatatatacacatatattttaaaaatatatatttatacttgttTAACATATAAAACAACATCATTAAAGTAGCTCATCCTGAGGATGCTTTCTTGATCTGAAATTTTGTAGCTTTAGCCGTGGTTATTCTTTTATGGCTCAATATCTAAAATAGAACAACCCTGTTCTTTTGAGGAGATCTGCTACTCTAGGCTACAAATACTTGTCATTAAAGagacttgcaaaaaaaaaaaaaagggacttgCAGATTTTCCCTCTCTAATCATACTCTAAGTTATTGAGAACAAAGTGTGTATGTGACTCTAAATTTATAACTGAAGCATGAGTAACagtctttgcctttttctgtgtAGGACACTCAGCTACACTTGGATGATGCCATCAGAGGCCAAGATGACCTTAAAGAACAATTGGCAATGGTAGAGCGCAGAGCTAATCTGATGCAGGCTGAGACTGAAGAGCTAAGGGCATTGCTGGAACAGACTGAGAGAAGCAGGAAGGTGGCAGAGCAAGAACTTCTGGATGCTAGTGAGCGTGTGCAACTCTTGCATACCCAGGTGAGGTTCAGGACAATAGTTGAGCAAATGTACTTCCTAAAGTTGAAGATAATTTGAGGGGATAAGCTTGCTTGTAAAGTAAGGAGTAACTTTGGTAGGGGTCCTTTCCTGAAGTTCTGGAAAATGTATATTACTAAGACATACAGGGGCCTAGCCAGTTCACAGGTATATTTATGTGCTCACATAATCATGTTGATTTGAAAAAATTTAGAGGTCtagaaacttctttaaaaaagcagAGAAGGCTATCTAATAATAACCATATATACGACATTAGTGGCCATCTTGTCTTTTGCAACTCTAAGCTGCAAATAGATAAGCAAATAAGACAGACGAAAAAGAATACACCACCAAGTTATTTGTTTGTATCCTGTATGCACATAAAGCTAACtacatgaaatataaaaagaagctTTTCATTCAAATTCATAGAGGCCATAGTTACTGGTACTCAGCATTTGTTGTTTATAATGGATGTGCTAAATAAATGGTGGTATATCCTTAGAAGGTTTATAATAAGCAGCCATTATGGTATGCATTTCTATTGCCATGAAAAGAAGTTCACAAAATAGAATGTGAAAAGagcaacttaaaaataatatataaaggatggtaatttttattaaaaatatataggagggcagccccggtggcacagcagttttagcgccacctgcagcctggggtgtgatcctggagacccaggatcgagtcccacatcgggcttcctgcatggagcctgcttctccctctgcctgtgtctctgcctctctcttcgctcactctgaatgaataaataaatctttaaaaaatatatatatataggaaatatCCAGAAGGATAAACAAAAGTGTTATCAATGGTTATCTCTGGGTAGTGCGAGTACAATACTTATTCTTTACCTCTTATTTTGCTAATTTGTATATTctactttttataataaacatatattatgatatactttttaaaaattgcaataaaGGAAATAGCCATCATGGAAATGTTAAAATCACACACtactacaaataattttaaattcaaattcaaatacatttttcttactCATTCTTAGTATCCTTGAattgattaaatatttcaaatactatCAACTTTCCAAAACATAACAGATGCTTGGTTCATTTTGTACCAATAGTGATGCTATGTATGCCCTTTAAATATAAAGCCAGCCAAACATGAATGGACAACTAAAAATTAGTAATCCATTTTCCATGAGCTACACGGTGCTACATGGTACAgcactttaaattttttcttgagTCAGGATTCTGCTTCATGCTTACAAGCAGTCACTGATAACAGTCAAACACCATTGGTATCAAAGATCAAATTCTACCTGGAAGAATTTCAGAAAACATTCATTAACAGATATACAGATAAAAAACTTAAGACTCAACTTTTGATTTGGTTTTTATCCCGAAATTTTTATGAATCAAGAATTTTTGCCTAAGTACACTAGTcaatgaaaatgtaaacagaattaaatgggcttccctttctttttttaataaattttaaccaGAACACCAGTCTGATCAACACCAAGAAGAAGCTGGAGACAGACATTTCCCAGATCCAGGGCGAGATGGAGGACATCGTCCAGGAAGCCCGCAATGCAGAGGAGAAGGCCAAGAAGGCCATCACCGACGTGAGCAGAGGGCAGCACGGTGATCGTCAAACTTGAATCTTGATGTGCTCACTTCCCTTTCTCAACTGGTTTTGTTTTACTGCTGATCAGGCGGCCATGATGGCCGAGGAGCTGAAGAAGGAGCAGGACACCAGCGCCCACCTGGAACGGATGAAGAAGAACCTGGAGCAGACGGTGAAGGACCTGCAGCATCGTCTGGATGAGGCTGAGCAGCTGGCCCTGAAGGGCGGGAAGAAACAGATCCAGAAACTGGAGGCCAGGGTAGGTGCCCATCACTTCATTCAATTCCCCACCTGCTCATGCAGCTAGTTACAGCCAAACTGCTAAACACTTTTGTTCTCTTCCAGGTAAGGGAGCTTGAAAATGAGGTTGAAAATGAACAGAAGCGCAACGTTGAGGCTGTCAAGGGTCTTCGTAAACATGAGAGAAGAGTGAAGGAACTCACTTACCAGGTGACCCACCATTCCATATATCTCAGGCCTACTgctctcaagaaaataaaaatgaggagtCATTTTCAGTGACAACACTGTTTGCTACCTCTCTCATTTCAGACTGAGGAAGATCGCAAGAACATTCTTAGGTTGCAGGACTTGGTGGACAAATTGCAAACCAAAGTTAAAGCCTACAAGAGACAAGCTGAAGAGGCTGTGAGTAGCTTCACAATAAGGAAGAAAAGTTCAGGAACAGGCCCAGGTTGTGTGGAGTCTTTAGTTTATAGTATTTAAGAGCCTTTCTTTAAGGCAAAAGAGTACAAAATTAGATGTGAAAATGAATATTCAGAATGAAAAATGTTTACCAGTAATTACTAGAACCTTAGGAGACCTCCTTAAGCAATTTTCCAGCCATGTTAGTTTAGAAATGTTTCTTAGTTACCATCTACTTCCCTCCCTTATCTGTAACGCTCCACTACTCCCAGGAATCTCCAGCACTCACAGGGGCTGCGCATGAGGGCTCTGAAGTCTAAGCTCTGTTAAATGAACTTCACAACAAATCCATCAGAACATTTTTCATTTGGCTCCTTTCTCATAATCTATCTTGTCCTGTTAATTC contains:
- the LOC144304555 gene encoding myosin-4, producing MSSDAEMAVFGEAAPYLRKSEKERIEAQNRPFDAKNSVFVVDAKESYVKSTVQSREAGKVTVKTEAGTTVTVKEDQIFSMNPPKYDKIEDMAMMTHLHEPAVLYNLKERYAAWMIYTYSGLFCVTVNPYKWLPVYNPEVVTAYRGKKRQEAPPHIFSISDNAYQFMLTDRENQSILITGESGAGKTVNTKRVIQYFATIAITGEKKKEESTPGKMQGTLEDQIISANPLLEAFGNAKTVRNDNSSRFGKFIRIHFGATGKLASADIETYLLEKSRVTFQLKAERSYHIFYQIMSNKKPELIEMLLITTNPYDFAFVSQGEITVPSIDDQEELIATDSAVDILGFSPDEKAAIYKLTGAVMHYGNMKFKQKQREEQAEPDGTEVADKAAYLQSLNSADLLKALCYPRVKVGNEYVTKGQTVQQQKTKPSLFLKVYNSVGALAKSIYEKMFLWMVTRINQQLDTKQPRQYFIGVLDIAGFEIFDFNSLEQLCINFTNEKLQQFFNHHMFVLEQEEYKKEGIEWEFIDFGMDLAACIELIEKPMGIFSILEEECMFPKATDTSFKNKLYEQHLGKSNNFQKPKPAKGKAEAHFSLVHYAGTVDYNIAGWLDKNKDPLNETVVGLYQKSGMKTLALLFAGGQSAEAESGGGKKGGKKKGSSFQTVSALFRENLNKLMTNLRSTHPHFVRCLIPNETKTPGAMEHELVLHQLRCNGVLEGIRICRKGFPSRILYADFKQRYKVLNASAIPEGQFIDSKKASEKLLGSIDIDHTQYKFGHTKVFFKAGLLGTLEEMRDEKLAQLITRTQAVCRGYLMRVEFKKMMERRESIFCIQYNVRAFMNVKHWPWMKLYFKIKPLLKSAETEKEMANMKEEFEKTKEELAKSEAKRKELEEKMVALMQEKNDLQLQVQSEADGLADAEERCDQLIKTKIQLEAKIKEVTERAEDEEEINAELTAKKRKLEDECSELKKDIDDLELTLAKVEKEKHATENKVKNLTEEMAGLDETIAKLTKEKKALQEAHQQTLDDLQAEEDKVNTLTKAKTKLEQQVDDLEGSLEQEKKLRMDLERAKRKLEGDLKLAQESTMDVENDKQQLDEKLKKKEFEMSNLQSKIEDEQALAMQLQKKIKELQARIEELEEEIEAERASRAKAEKQRSDLSRELEEISERLEEAGGATSAQIEMNKKREAEFQKMRRDLEEATLQHEATAATLRKKHADSVAELGEQIDNLQRVKQKLEKEKSELKMEIDDLASNMETVSKAKGNLEKTCRTLEDQLSEVKTKEEEQQRLINELSAQKARLHTESGEFSRQLDEKEALVSQLSRGKQAFTQQIEELKRQLEEESKAKNALAHALQSARHDCDLLREQYEEEQEAKAELQRSMSKANSEVAQWRTKYETDAIQRTEELEEAKKKLAQRLQEAEEHVEAVNSKCSSLEKTKQRLQSEVEDLMIDVERANAACAALDKKQRNFDKVLAEWKQKYEETQAELEASQKEARALSTELFKVKNAYEESLDHLETLKRENKNLQQEISDLTEQIAEGGKHIHELEKVKKQIDQEKSELQAALEEAEGSLEHEEGKILRIQLELNQVKSEIDRKIAEKDEEIDQLKRNHLRVVESMQSTLDAEIRSRNDALRIKKKMEGDLNEMEIQLNHANRQAAEAIRNLRNTQGILKDTQLHLDDAIRGQDDLKEQLAMVERRANLMQAETEELRALLEQTERSRKVAEQELLDASERVQLLHTQNTSLINTKKKLETDISQIQGEMEDIVQEARNAEEKAKKAITDAAMMAEELKKEQDTSAHLERMKKNLEQTVKDLQHRLDEAEQLALKGGKKQIQKLEARVRELENEVENEQKRNVEAVKGLRKHERRVKELTYQTEEDRKNILRLQDLVDKLQTKVKAYKRQAEEAVSSFTIRKKSSGTGPGCVESLVYSI